From a single Spongiibacter taiwanensis genomic region:
- a CDS encoding CBS domain-containing protein → MQIKQVMTSKPEYLDATATIREAAIRMAEHDRGFTPIAEREKLVGVVTDRDIALRGIANGVTPDDPVSSVMSGKLLYCYQDDKVEDVLQNMHDQRVQRLVVLNNDRNKDFVGVVTLADIAKHCETDDLATRVMHCCRQYH, encoded by the coding sequence ATGCAAATCAAGCAAGTGATGACCTCCAAGCCCGAGTACCTCGATGCCACTGCCACTATTCGTGAAGCCGCCATTAGAATGGCAGAGCACGATCGTGGCTTTACTCCCATTGCCGAGCGGGAAAAACTGGTGGGCGTGGTCACCGATCGAGATATCGCCCTGCGGGGTATTGCCAACGGGGTCACCCCAGACGACCCGGTCAGCTCGGTGATGAGTGGCAAGTTGTTGTACTGCTATCAGGACGACAAGGTTGAGGACGTACTGCAGAACATGCACGATCAGCGCGTGCAGCGCTTGGTGGTCCTCAATAATGATCGCAACAAGGACTTTGTTGGGGTGGTGACGCTCGCCGATATTGCCAAGCATTGCGAGACGGATGATCTGGCAACGCGAGTCATGCACTGCTGTCGCCAGTACCACTAA
- the purC gene encoding phosphoribosylaminoimidazolesuccinocarboxamide synthase, with the protein MEKREELYSGKAKSVFKTDDPDRFVLSFRDDTSAFDGLKVEQLARKGMVNNKFNAFIMEKLQAAGIPTHFEALLNDTESLVKRLDMIPVECVVRNISAGSLVKRLGVEEGLELNPPTFELFLKNDALHDPMVNESLAQSFGWATAEQLAKMKALTFEVNTVLKKLFLDAGILLVDYKLEFGVFSDGQVYLGDEFSPDGCRLWDKDTREKLDKDRFRKGLGNVVEAYEEVGRRLGMQFD; encoded by the coding sequence ATGGAAAAACGCGAAGAGTTGTATTCTGGGAAGGCGAAGTCGGTATTCAAAACCGATGACCCGGATCGCTTTGTGCTGAGTTTTCGGGATGACACCTCGGCCTTCGATGGCCTCAAGGTTGAACAGCTGGCTCGCAAGGGCATGGTGAACAACAAGTTCAACGCCTTCATTATGGAAAAGCTCCAGGCGGCGGGCATTCCCACTCACTTTGAAGCTTTGCTCAACGATACCGAATCGCTGGTCAAGCGCCTGGATATGATTCCGGTGGAGTGTGTGGTGCGCAATATCTCTGCCGGTTCGCTGGTGAAGCGCCTGGGTGTGGAGGAGGGGCTGGAGCTCAATCCGCCGACCTTTGAATTGTTTTTGAAGAATGACGCCCTTCACGACCCGATGGTCAACGAGTCGCTGGCCCAATCCTTCGGCTGGGCGACCGCCGAGCAGCTGGCCAAGATGAAGGCCCTGACCTTCGAAGTGAATACCGTGCTCAAGAAGCTGTTTTTGGATGCCGGTATTCTGCTGGTGGATTACAAGCTGGAGTTTGGCGTATTCAGCGATGGCCAGGTGTATCTCGGCGACGAGTTTTCACCCGACGGCTGCCGCTTGTGGGACAAGGATACCCGCGAAAAGCTTGATAAAGACCGTTTCCGCAAGGGGCTTGGCAATGTGGTCGAAGCCTATGAAGAAGTGGGCCGCCGTCTGGGTATGCAGTTCGACTGA
- a CDS encoding MBL fold metallo-hydrolase — translation MRFASLGSGSKGNATLLETAEQLILVDCGFTIKETERRMARLGRQPSDLCAILVTHEHSDHIKGVLPLARKYQLPVYASYGTAQYGQMMEFPLWRPLRLGEVLPLGAVEVTPVAVPHDAREPCQFVFRHRSLRFGLLTDLGSITPFVKAHYRDCDALLLECNHDVEMLRVGPYPPGLKRRVGGDWGHLNNAQAASLLQACQVERLQHVVMAHLSEQNNTPALAQAAIAPHLCGSEALLSADQEAGFGWLEIV, via the coding sequence ATGCGATTTGCCTCCCTGGGCAGCGGCAGTAAAGGGAATGCGACACTGCTGGAGACGGCAGAGCAACTCATCCTGGTGGATTGTGGCTTCACAATTAAGGAGACTGAGCGGCGAATGGCGCGGCTCGGTCGCCAGCCCTCCGATCTCTGTGCCATTCTTGTGACCCACGAACACAGTGACCATATCAAGGGCGTGCTGCCCCTGGCCCGCAAATACCAGTTGCCGGTCTATGCCAGCTATGGAACCGCCCAGTACGGGCAGATGATGGAATTCCCGCTGTGGCGGCCCTTGAGATTGGGAGAGGTGTTGCCCTTGGGCGCGGTGGAGGTGACGCCGGTTGCGGTGCCCCACGACGCCAGAGAGCCCTGCCAGTTTGTGTTTCGGCACCGTTCCCTGCGCTTTGGGCTGCTCACCGATTTGGGTAGTATTACGCCTTTCGTGAAAGCGCATTACCGTGACTGTGATGCGCTGTTGCTGGAGTGCAATCACGACGTGGAGATGCTGCGGGTGGGGCCTTATCCACCCGGGCTCAAACGGCGGGTCGGTGGCGACTGGGGCCATTTAAACAACGCCCAGGCGGCCAGCCTGTTGCAGGCATGTCAGGTTGAACGTCTGCAGCATGTGGTGATGGCGCATCTCAGCGAACAGAACAATACGCCGGCCCTGGCTCAGGCTGCGATTGCTCCCCATTTGTGTGGCAGCGAGGCTTTGTTATCGGCCGATCAGGAAGCCGGTTTTGGCTGGCTGGAAATAGTGTAG
- the bamC gene encoding outer membrane protein assembly factor BamC has translation MSHSMRRVGLPLLVVGLSVVVSACAFRDRGQDYRRAELSKPLELPAGVSSETLGDKYSVPGIERYQKLPGEFEVPPPEPIARNVGRSEVRIQRLDNEAWILMDGVPGQIWPQIRAFMNAASMEVARADVEQGLLESTWMQPSKGGAAERFRFRVEEGVQAGTAEVHITQAVNDGSDRWPARSVNPDREMELVKLLAQFLADTQGKHSAVSVLAKRGGTKGKIFLEGEGDYSFLRVQLPYDRAWGALGLALEKAGFEIEEASQNVNKFWVSYIPPQTEDPGWFKSFLFGDPRPPVARYVIEMKPVADEENLVYLNYQKGRRLRDAERQQVLERIKGYLY, from the coding sequence ATGAGCCATTCTATGCGCCGCGTCGGTCTTCCCCTATTGGTTGTTGGTCTGAGTGTTGTGGTCAGTGCCTGTGCATTTCGGGACCGGGGGCAGGATTATCGTCGGGCGGAGTTGAGCAAGCCGTTGGAGTTACCTGCTGGTGTCAGCAGTGAGACGTTGGGTGATAAATACAGCGTGCCTGGCATCGAGCGCTACCAGAAGCTACCGGGGGAGTTTGAAGTGCCGCCGCCGGAGCCCATCGCCCGCAACGTCGGTCGCTCGGAAGTGCGGATTCAGCGCCTCGACAATGAAGCCTGGATTCTGATGGACGGTGTGCCTGGCCAAATTTGGCCCCAGATTCGCGCCTTTATGAACGCGGCGAGCATGGAAGTCGCTCGCGCTGACGTGGAGCAGGGGCTGTTGGAATCCACGTGGATGCAGCCGAGTAAGGGTGGCGCCGCGGAACGGTTTCGCTTCCGGGTGGAAGAAGGTGTTCAGGCGGGTACTGCCGAAGTGCACATAACCCAAGCGGTTAATGATGGCAGCGACCGCTGGCCTGCCCGCTCGGTGAACCCCGACCGGGAAATGGAGCTGGTCAAATTGTTGGCTCAGTTTCTGGCCGACACCCAGGGCAAGCACAGCGCCGTCTCGGTGCTAGCCAAACGCGGTGGCACCAAAGGCAAGATTTTCCTCGAGGGTGAGGGGGATTACTCCTTCCTGCGGGTGCAACTGCCCTACGACCGTGCCTGGGGCGCTCTGGGCCTGGCACTGGAAAAGGCCGGCTTTGAAATTGAAGAAGCCTCCCAGAACGTGAATAAGTTCTGGGTGAGTTACATTCCGCCCCAGACTGAAGATCCGGGTTGGTTCAAGAGCTTCTTGTTCGGCGATCCACGGCCACCTGTGGCGCGCTATGTGATTGAGATGAAACCGGTTGCCGATGAGGAAAACCTGGTGTACCTCAATTACCAAAAAGGTCGCCGCCTGCGTGATGCCGAACGGCAGCAGGTGCTGGAGCGGATCAAAGGCTATCTCTACTAA
- the dapA gene encoding 4-hydroxy-tetrahydrodipicolinate synthase yields MVRGSIVALVSPMHPDGSIDWAALSRLIDWHVAQGTDGLVAVGTTGESATLGMDEHKMFIKACVDQAAGRLKVIAGTGANSTSEAIELTEVAKEVCADACLLVTPYYNKPTQEGLYQHYMAIADAVDIPQILYNVPGRTACDMSNETTIRLAEHPNIVAIKDATGDVPRGKALIDAVGDRLDVLSGDDATAMELMLVGGKGNISVTANVAPAAVKAVCDAAMAGNRAEAEAANGPLASLNKKLFLESNPIPVKWALLEMGLMESGIRLPLTPFSERYHAELRAALKEAGLIN; encoded by the coding sequence ATGGTAAGGGGCAGTATTGTTGCCTTGGTCAGTCCTATGCACCCCGATGGCAGTATCGATTGGGCGGCGTTGTCGCGCCTGATTGATTGGCATGTGGCTCAGGGCACCGACGGGCTGGTCGCCGTTGGCACGACCGGAGAATCCGCTACCCTCGGAATGGATGAGCACAAGATGTTCATCAAGGCCTGTGTCGACCAGGCGGCGGGACGCCTCAAGGTGATAGCTGGGACTGGCGCCAACTCAACCAGTGAGGCGATCGAGCTGACTGAGGTGGCCAAGGAAGTCTGCGCAGACGCCTGCCTGCTGGTCACGCCGTACTACAACAAGCCCACCCAGGAAGGTCTGTATCAACATTACATGGCCATTGCTGATGCGGTGGATATTCCCCAGATTCTCTACAATGTGCCGGGCCGCACCGCCTGCGACATGAGCAATGAGACCACCATTCGCCTGGCTGAGCATCCCAATATTGTGGCAATCAAAGATGCCACCGGGGATGTGCCCCGGGGCAAAGCCTTGATTGATGCTGTGGGTGATCGTCTCGACGTGCTGTCCGGTGATGACGCTACCGCGATGGAGCTGATGCTGGTGGGCGGGAAAGGAAATATCTCGGTGACCGCCAACGTTGCTCCCGCTGCGGTGAAGGCGGTTTGCGATGCGGCCATGGCGGGTAACCGGGCCGAGGCCGAGGCGGCAAATGGGCCGCTGGCCAGTTTGAACAAAAAACTCTTTCTCGAATCCAACCCGATTCCCGTAAAGTGGGCGCTCCTCGAAATGGGGTTGATGGAGAGCGGTATTCGCCTGCCCCTGACGCCTTTCAGTGAGCGTTACCACGCGGAACTTCGAGCTGCCCTTAAAGAAGCAGGATTAATAAATTAA
- a CDS encoding DUF3806 domain-containing protein, with product MRLLILGLCLALASLSQAEPLRVDELTPLDERFMDTAVAELNDLAQIRLGRSLSNEHTRNRDQDLDIIQTLLDRKLVDGDDTKLLQAMGIVLGRHLQKENSLKWVIYVDNVGRSRALEVPFKEDFIFPVTQISSRAAVGANVDVQAIYEKLEQEIADIRKKIIVR from the coding sequence ATGCGTTTGCTAATTCTTGGTCTGTGTCTGGCCCTGGCCTCGTTGAGTCAAGCCGAACCGCTGCGCGTGGATGAACTGACACCACTGGACGAGCGCTTTATGGACACCGCCGTTGCCGAACTGAACGACCTGGCGCAAATCCGCCTGGGCCGCAGCCTCAGCAACGAACACACCCGCAACCGGGACCAGGATCTGGACATTATTCAAACCCTGCTCGATCGCAAGCTGGTCGATGGCGACGACACGAAACTGCTCCAGGCCATGGGCATTGTGCTGGGTCGTCACCTGCAGAAGGAAAACAGTCTGAAGTGGGTGATTTACGTCGATAACGTCGGTCGCAGCCGCGCGTTGGAAGTCCCCTTTAAAGAGGATTTCATCTTCCCCGTCACCCAAATCTCCAGCCGCGCGGCGGTAGGTGCCAACGTTGACGTGCAGGCGATCTACGAAAAACTCGAGCAGGAAATCGCTGACATTCGCAAGAAGATCATCGTCCGTTGA
- a CDS encoding AEC family transporter, giving the protein MSFVLPLLPVILPVIFCAGLGVIWAYTRQPFDQEFVRRLVMWIAAPALIVGTLGEVSMSHSVLREVVVASVLMIVLSLLLAGLACLVLGQSPRDFLVPLVFGNYGNMGLPLCLFAFGEEGLVYALGIFVVTALLHFSLGVALLRGRGSVAGLLQTPIVYAGVVAFGLILFEIKLPVSLANTLDILGAPAVPLMLITLGISLGSLRVGGLGHSFLLGLLRLAVGLGGGVLTVWLLGLEGMLAKVLLVQSATPAAVFNYLLAVQYGRRPEAVAGIVVWSTVLSFVSIPLLLAVIGVG; this is encoded by the coding sequence GTGTCCTTTGTTCTGCCTTTGCTGCCGGTCATCCTGCCGGTCATATTCTGTGCCGGCCTGGGCGTAATTTGGGCCTACACCCGGCAACCTTTTGATCAGGAGTTTGTGCGCCGTTTGGTCATGTGGATCGCGGCACCAGCGCTGATTGTGGGTACCCTGGGTGAGGTGTCCATGTCCCACTCTGTGCTGCGGGAAGTGGTTGTCGCCTCGGTGCTGATGATCGTGTTGTCTCTGCTGCTGGCGGGGCTCGCCTGTCTGGTGTTAGGGCAATCGCCGCGGGACTTCCTGGTGCCCCTGGTGTTTGGCAATTACGGCAATATGGGGTTGCCGCTGTGTCTGTTTGCCTTCGGGGAAGAGGGGCTGGTCTATGCCCTGGGCATTTTCGTGGTCACTGCGCTGCTGCATTTTTCCCTCGGGGTTGCTTTGCTCAGAGGGAGGGGCAGTGTTGCGGGACTGCTCCAGACACCGATTGTTTACGCTGGTGTAGTCGCCTTCGGCCTGATTTTGTTCGAGATTAAGTTGCCGGTGTCACTCGCCAACACTCTGGATATTCTCGGTGCGCCGGCGGTGCCGCTGATGCTGATCACCTTGGGTATTTCGCTGGGCAGCCTGCGGGTGGGTGGCCTCGGACACTCGTTCCTGCTGGGCTTGCTGCGTTTGGCAGTGGGGTTGGGGGGCGGTGTGCTAACGGTGTGGCTGCTTGGCCTTGAGGGCATGCTGGCGAAGGTGTTGCTGGTACAGTCGGCTACGCCCGCTGCAGTCTTTAATTATCTGCTGGCAGTGCAGTATGGCCGCCGCCCAGAGGCAGTAGCCGGTATCGTGGTGTGGTCGACCGTGCTCAGTTTTGTCAGCATTCCGCTGTTATTGGCGGTTATTGGTGTTGGCTGA
- the pyk gene encoding pyruvate kinase yields MRRTKIVATVGPACDSRASLAAMVKAGVNVFRLNFSHGTAEEHRARAALIREVASEQNQHVGLLGDLQGPKIRLRKLAQDPVRLQPGLRLVLDTRLADGEGDGLHLGVDYEPLARSVSAGDTLLLDDGRLRLVVEKVEGEEVHCVSESAGNLHSRKGINRLGGGLSAPALTEKDMEDIQLAAEIGLDFIAVSFPSSADDIHDARSKLQQAGCLANIIGKIERAEAVANEAHLDELIRACDGVMVARGDLGVEIGDASLIGLQKHIIKRSRVLNRPVITATQMMESMIQNPVPTRAEVFDVANAVLDGTDAVMLSAETASGQYPVETVVAMARNCEGAEQYPSARKSSYRLERQFDSIQETLAMSAVYAANHQKGVKAIVSLTETGRTVLLMSRLTSGIPIYAFSSHGETCSRVSLYRGVYAQRTARHDTTIEECVAVLKEKGHVAVDDVLLVTLGDTVGIDGHTNTLKMVRVS; encoded by the coding sequence ATGCGTCGTACAAAAATCGTTGCCACTGTCGGCCCCGCCTGTGACTCACGCGCGTCACTGGCTGCCATGGTCAAAGCAGGTGTGAATGTCTTTCGATTGAATTTTTCGCACGGCACCGCAGAGGAGCACCGTGCTCGGGCGGCGCTGATTCGGGAAGTCGCCAGCGAGCAAAATCAACACGTTGGCCTGTTGGGTGACCTCCAGGGCCCTAAAATCCGCCTGCGTAAGCTTGCCCAGGACCCGGTGCGCCTGCAGCCGGGCTTGCGCCTGGTGCTTGATACCCGCTTGGCCGATGGTGAAGGGGATGGCCTGCATCTCGGCGTCGATTACGAGCCGTTGGCGCGCTCGGTGAGTGCTGGCGACACCCTGCTGCTAGACGATGGTCGCCTGCGCTTGGTGGTCGAGAAAGTGGAGGGCGAGGAGGTGCACTGTGTGTCGGAGAGCGCCGGCAATCTGCACTCCCGTAAAGGAATCAATCGTCTCGGCGGCGGCTTGTCCGCCCCGGCGCTGACCGAAAAAGACATGGAGGATATCCAGCTCGCCGCCGAGATTGGTCTGGACTTTATTGCGGTGTCCTTTCCCAGTAGTGCCGATGATATTCACGACGCACGCAGCAAGCTGCAGCAGGCGGGCTGTCTGGCGAACATCATTGGTAAGATCGAGCGGGCCGAGGCGGTCGCCAATGAAGCCCATTTGGACGAACTGATTAGAGCGTGTGACGGCGTAATGGTTGCCCGGGGTGACCTTGGTGTAGAGATTGGCGATGCCAGCCTGATCGGTCTGCAAAAGCATATTATCAAGCGCTCCCGGGTGCTCAATCGGCCGGTGATTACTGCCACCCAGATGATGGAGTCGATGATCCAGAATCCGGTCCCCACCCGAGCCGAAGTGTTTGATGTGGCCAATGCGGTGCTCGACGGCACTGACGCGGTGATGCTGTCGGCTGAGACCGCTTCGGGCCAGTACCCGGTGGAAACCGTGGTGGCGATGGCGCGCAACTGTGAGGGCGCCGAGCAGTACCCCTCTGCACGCAAATCCAGTTATCGGCTGGAGCGGCAGTTCGACTCAATTCAGGAAACGCTGGCGATGAGTGCGGTATACGCCGCCAACCATCAAAAGGGCGTTAAGGCCATTGTGTCGCTGACCGAGACCGGCCGCACGGTGCTGTTGATGTCGCGATTGACGTCGGGCATTCCAATTTATGCCTTCAGCAGCCACGGTGAAACCTGCAGTCGGGTCAGCCTCTATCGTGGCGTTTATGCTCAGCGCACCGCGCGCCACGACACCACCATTGAGGAGTGCGTGGCGGTACTAAAAGAAAAAGGTCATGTTGCCGTCGACGATGTCCTGCTGGTGACCCTCGGTGACACGGTGGGCATCGATGGCCACACCAATACCCTGAAGATGGTGCGGGTGAGCTGA
- a CDS encoding SDR family NAD(P)-dependent oxidoreductase, producing the protein MACLQNKVALVTGGGQGVGAGVALALASEGATVAVLGRTLGPLEATCAEIHRRGGRAEAFVCDVMELEDIESAVQEVVDEFGGIDILINNAQIVPLGDILELSEDEYHLGMDSGPLATFRFLKACYPYLRGEGAVVNMASSAAVRGNSAGYGAYAAAKEAIRALSRAAACEWGPDNIRVNCVMPLANSPAVASWVESGEDDVAAFLESVPLGRVGDCEEDIGRVVVFLCSADAGFITGHTIPVDGGQALLR; encoded by the coding sequence ATGGCTTGTTTGCAGAACAAGGTGGCGTTGGTGACCGGCGGTGGTCAGGGTGTGGGTGCCGGGGTGGCCTTGGCACTTGCCAGCGAAGGTGCCACGGTGGCGGTGCTGGGTCGAACGCTGGGGCCGCTGGAAGCAACCTGCGCTGAAATTCATCGCCGTGGTGGTCGAGCAGAGGCCTTTGTTTGCGATGTGATGGAGCTGGAAGACATCGAGTCTGCCGTGCAGGAAGTGGTGGATGAATTCGGCGGCATCGATATTTTGATCAACAATGCCCAGATTGTGCCCCTTGGCGACATCCTGGAATTAAGTGAGGACGAGTATCACCTGGGCATGGACTCTGGCCCGCTTGCTACCTTCCGCTTTTTAAAAGCCTGTTATCCCTATCTGCGTGGTGAAGGCGCGGTGGTTAACATGGCCAGCTCGGCCGCCGTTCGCGGTAATTCCGCTGGCTATGGCGCCTACGCTGCCGCCAAAGAAGCCATCCGCGCCCTCAGCCGCGCTGCCGCCTGCGAATGGGGGCCAGACAATATCCGGGTCAACTGCGTCATGCCCCTGGCGAATTCCCCTGCCGTTGCCAGCTGGGTGGAAAGTGGCGAAGACGACGTTGCTGCCTTCCTGGAGTCGGTACCACTGGGCAGAGTGGGTGACTGCGAAGAGGATATCGGCAGGGTGGTGGTGTTCTTGTGCAGTGCCGACGCCGGTTTTATCACCGGACACACCATCCCGGTTGATGGCGGTCAGGCCCTGTTACGCTAG
- a CDS encoding ATP-binding protein yields MKLDFAKYRGIIVSVALFLLLDASVLMLNFYISFEIAEDAVGVNLAGRQRMLSQRMMKSLLDLDSANSEATREKALIELDNTVGVFDTTLGAFDQGGVTPGADSQEQVLQPVSTADGRAAIASANEIWAPFHQQLRALLASAQNGGPLSQPMLAAAIDYGRANNLELLRLMNVLTVDLENYAASKAKRLRLIQTVGITLAVINFFIIMFHFLRQLQESDEKIAAAQSETREILDTVSEGLFLLDQAQRIGSQYSAELNEIFLRSDIAGSDFDELLSNIVSDKDRHTARSFIKLLFDPRKKQKLIGDLNPLRQVEVHIPQADGSFQNKHLSFAFSRVLRDGEIIHVLVTVQDISRQVKLAQDLEAARQQGEEQLEMLSTIVQSDTTLLNLFLENSVRCFEQINDVLKSPAKTRLQYLEKLRQIYALIHNYKGEAAALNLDSFAQQAHEFEDQLSALQELPKLGGNDFLGLTVYLNKLMTQTEAVQAMMAKVAGLVGPGSANTARASRFEFDHLQHLADKIAQRRDKEVEVVCSGFNDYCLSDELKAQLNSIALQLLRNAVSHGIEPCAVRGQSQKPPRGEIHIRLVGRLDQSLELTVEDDGAGLDRDKIVQVALDKGLINETEAESLDGKAVMALIFHPQLSTQDEVDEDAGRGIGMYAVRRIVNDLGGRITVKSRRGVGTTFRIHLPRALASLPRAA; encoded by the coding sequence ATGAAGCTGGATTTTGCAAAGTACCGCGGCATTATCGTGTCGGTAGCGCTCTTCCTGCTGCTCGATGCCTCGGTGTTGATGCTCAATTTTTATATCTCCTTCGAGATTGCCGAGGACGCCGTCGGCGTAAACCTGGCGGGGCGCCAGCGCATGCTGTCCCAGCGCATGATGAAGTCACTGCTTGACCTCGATTCCGCCAACAGCGAAGCGACCCGCGAAAAGGCGCTGATAGAACTCGACAATACCGTTGGCGTTTTCGATACCACGCTGGGCGCCTTTGATCAGGGCGGGGTCACTCCCGGGGCAGACAGCCAGGAGCAGGTCTTGCAACCAGTCAGCACGGCAGACGGCAGGGCAGCAATTGCGAGCGCCAACGAAATCTGGGCACCGTTTCATCAGCAGTTGCGGGCCCTGTTGGCCAGCGCGCAAAACGGCGGGCCCCTCAGCCAACCCATGTTAGCCGCAGCCATCGACTACGGCCGGGCAAACAACCTTGAGTTGCTGCGGCTCATGAACGTGCTGACGGTTGACCTGGAAAACTATGCCGCATCCAAAGCCAAGCGCTTACGCCTGATTCAAACCGTTGGGATCACCCTGGCGGTCATCAACTTCTTCATCATCATGTTCCACTTTCTGCGCCAGCTTCAGGAAAGCGACGAAAAGATCGCCGCCGCCCAAAGTGAAACCCGGGAAATTCTCGACACCGTGAGTGAGGGCCTGTTTCTGCTGGATCAGGCGCAGCGTATTGGCAGTCAGTACTCCGCAGAACTGAACGAAATCTTTTTGCGCAGTGATATCGCCGGCAGCGACTTTGACGAGCTACTAAGCAATATTGTGTCAGACAAGGACCGCCACACCGCCCGCAGTTTCATCAAGCTGCTGTTCGATCCCCGCAAAAAGCAAAAGCTGATAGGCGACCTCAATCCGCTGCGACAAGTCGAAGTGCATATTCCCCAGGCCGACGGCAGCTTCCAGAACAAACACCTCAGCTTTGCCTTTTCCAGAGTACTGCGAGACGGCGAAATCATTCACGTTCTGGTCACCGTGCAGGATATTTCCCGGCAGGTGAAACTGGCTCAGGATCTGGAGGCCGCCAGACAGCAAGGCGAAGAGCAATTGGAGATGTTGTCTACCATCGTTCAGAGCGACACCACCCTGCTCAATCTGTTCCTGGAGAACAGCGTCCGCTGCTTCGAGCAGATCAACGATGTACTCAAGAGCCCCGCCAAAACGCGCTTGCAGTATTTGGAAAAGCTGCGCCAGATCTACGCATTGATTCACAACTACAAGGGCGAAGCGGCCGCCCTGAATCTGGACAGTTTTGCCCAGCAGGCCCACGAGTTTGAGGACCAGCTCAGCGCACTGCAGGAGCTCCCGAAACTCGGTGGCAACGATTTTCTGGGGCTGACGGTTTACCTGAACAAGCTGATGACCCAAACCGAAGCTGTTCAGGCAATGATGGCCAAAGTGGCTGGTCTCGTCGGACCGGGCAGTGCCAATACCGCGCGCGCCAGCCGCTTCGAGTTCGATCATTTACAACACCTAGCCGACAAAATTGCCCAGCGCCGTGACAAAGAGGTGGAGGTGGTGTGCAGCGGCTTTAACGACTACTGCCTCAGCGACGAACTGAAAGCCCAGCTCAACAGTATCGCCTTACAGTTGTTGCGCAATGCCGTCAGCCACGGCATCGAACCTTGCGCGGTGCGCGGGCAGTCACAAAAGCCGCCCCGGGGCGAAATCCATATTCGCCTGGTTGGGCGCCTGGACCAAAGCCTTGAGCTGACGGTAGAAGACGATGGCGCCGGGCTCGATCGGGACAAAATTGTCCAGGTAGCCCTCGATAAGGGGCTGATCAACGAAACAGAAGCAGAGAGCCTGGACGGCAAAGCCGTTATGGCGCTGATCTTCCACCCCCAGCTATCCACCCAGGACGAGGTTGACGAGGATGCTGGCCGGGGCATCGGCATGTATGCCGTGCGGCGCATTGTTAACGATCTCGGCGGTCGCATCACGGTGAAATCCCGCCGCGGTGTGGGCACCACCTTCAGAATTCATCTTCCCAGAGCGTTGGCATCGCTACCGCGCGCTGCCTGA
- a CDS encoding response regulator produces MLNLMIVDDSNIIRSKIQRACDSKRFDVVAVARDGREALTLAHNCKPDVVTMDLTMPNLDGIGCISALSKMLPEVLILVVSALSDEATGIEALERGASGFLLKPFSEAQLRDALDALTDHLG; encoded by the coding sequence ATGCTAAATCTGATGATTGTGGATGATTCGAACATCATCCGTTCTAAAATCCAGCGGGCCTGCGACAGCAAGCGCTTCGATGTGGTGGCAGTGGCCCGGGATGGCCGCGAGGCGCTCACCCTGGCCCACAACTGCAAACCTGACGTGGTCACCATGGACTTAACCATGCCCAACCTCGACGGAATCGGCTGCATAAGCGCCCTGTCTAAAATGCTGCCGGAAGTGCTGATTTTGGTGGTGTCGGCGCTGTCAGACGAGGCCACCGGTATTGAAGCCCTGGAGCGCGGCGCCAGCGGCTTTCTGCTTAAACCCTTCAGCGAGGCGCAACTGCGCGACGCCCTGGACGCCCTAACCGATCACCTGGGATAA
- a CDS encoding chemotaxis protein CheX gives MHEDNLQIFIDGISRYFEHTKDNDLRLGTPYLAPNSAPVSMDYTGIIGVSGSSKGCVYFTAPKAMLKHLIISLGEPDTSESNMVDLVGELANTISGNARRELGKNFMISVPVVVSGAPNQIHLPTDLRSYVIPATWRSYQAAMVICLQ, from the coding sequence ATGCACGAAGACAATTTACAGATTTTTATTGACGGCATTAGCCGCTACTTTGAACACACCAAAGACAACGACCTGCGTCTGGGCACCCCCTATTTGGCCCCCAACAGCGCCCCGGTCTCAATGGACTACACCGGCATCATCGGCGTTTCCGGGTCCAGTAAAGGCTGTGTGTACTTCACCGCGCCAAAGGCAATGCTAAAGCACCTGATCATCAGCCTTGGCGAACCGGATACGTCGGAGAGCAATATGGTGGATCTGGTGGGCGAACTGGCCAACACGATTTCCGGCAATGCCCGCCGGGAGCTGGGGAAAAACTTTATGATTTCTGTGCCGGTCGTGGTGTCCGGCGCCCCAAATCAGATCCACCTGCCGACGGACCTGCGCTCCTATGTGATTCCGGCCACCTGGCGCAGCTATCAGGCAGCAATGGTAATTTGCCTGCAGTAG